The Daucus carota subsp. sativus chromosome 9, DH1 v3.0, whole genome shotgun sequence genome window below encodes:
- the LOC135149500 gene encoding uncharacterized protein LOC135149500: MRPLVSSLKSFGVKNIKGKTNADDQSHDKEHDNDEEYNPEEEIDIQSDDTSEKLKVVEKKKLAQGPRTRSRANISSTLKDAIRKDTLKKDATRKEPNKARKHKENEVTSSYRPPALKPTCSKVLKQVENGVATGSVFAYLVLRECQKKGIEITPAPESALELNLEKSTAEVEKEAVWELLDEFNLKKLDLSWVSDEAATRINEQNEPLQEETGRMKWQRLSKDLRVPRELPAFLQPHSAEGGSSGQLRASRFFEPPLTRLSTCLRPMLNSRLPSIRLKLRKKKAESHKKVNESMKEGMEAHQIKDRGTRSWLEINRSWLKLERLRRPSSTTGWTLMNSRG, encoded by the exons ATGAGGCCGCTAGTAAGTAGCCTAAAAAGTTTTGGTGTCAAGAATATCAAGGGAAAAACAAATGCTGATGATCAGAGTCATGATAAGGAACATGATAATGATGAAGAGTACAATCCGGAAGAAGAGATTGACATTCAGAGTGATGATACGTCGGAG AAATTAAAAGTTGTTGAGAAAAAGAAGCTTGCCCAAGGTCCGAGGACTCGTTCACGAGCAAATATAAGTTCAACTTTGAAAGATGCAATTCGGAAGGATACACTCAAGAAAGATGCAACTAGGAAGGAACCAAATAAAGCTCGAAAACATAaggaaaatgaagttacaagttccTACCGTCCACCAGCTTTAAAACCTACATGCAGTAAAGTGCTTAAACAGGTGGAAAATGGTGTTGCTACAGGTTCTGTATTTGCTTACTTGGTATTAAGAGAATGCCAGAAAAAGGGTATTGAAATTACACCAGCACCAGAAAGTGCTCTTGAACTGAACTTGGAAAAGTCTACAGCTGAAGTAGAAAAAGAAGCAG TGTGGGAGCTCCTTGATGAGTTCAATCTTAAAAAGCTCGACCTTTCATGGGTTAGTGATGAAG CTGCCACACGAATCAATGAGCAGAATGAGCCCCTCCAAGAGGAGACGGGCCGGATGAAATGGCAAAGGTTGTCCAAGGACCTTCGGGTCCCTCGGGAGTTGCCCGCCTTCCTTCAACCTCATTCGGCGGAGGGCGGATCATCTGGTCAGCTTAGGGCTTCCAG GTTTTTCGAGCCTCCCTTAACCCGTCTGTCTACTTGTCTCAGGCCAATGCTCAATTCTAGGCTGCCCTCCATCAGGCTAAagcttagaaaaaaaaaagctgaGAGCCACAAGAAGGTTAATGAATCCATGAAAGAAGGCATGGAGGCCCATCAAATCAAGGACAGGGGGACGAGATCGTGGCTAGAGATCAATCGTAGCTGGTTGAAGCTCGAAAGGTTAAGGAGACCATCATCGACAACTGGATGGACTCTGATGAATTCAAGAGGCTGA